The sequence CTTTGTGATTGCGCTGGTGTTTACGGCTTTTGCTGTTCCACCCCGTTACCAGCACCGGGTTTTGTTCTGGGGGATTATTGGTGCGCTGGTGATGCGCGCGGGCATGATTCTAGCCGGGACAGCGCTGGTACGCGAATTCCACTGGATTTTGTATCTGTTTGGCGCGTTCCTAGTGTTCACCGGTATCAAGATGGTGGTAGCTGCAGATGCCGAGCCAGCGCCGGAGAAAATATGGCTGGTGCGTCTGGCCCGGCGTTTCTTCCGCGTGACCCGGGATTTTCACGACCATAACTTTTTTGTCACCATTGATGGCGTGCGCCATGCGACACCCTTGTTTCTGGCTCTGCTGGCGGTCGAGGCTGTGGATGTGGTTTTTGCCGTAGACAGCATTCCGGCGATTTTCGCCATTACCACAGATCCCTTTATTGTTTTTACCTCCAACGTCTTTGCCATTCTGGGATTGCGGTCCCTGTATTTTGCCTTGGCCGGGTTGTTGCCGCGGTTCCGGTATCTGAAATATGGCCTGGCGCTGTTGCTGGTCGTGGTCGGTGTGAAGATGCTGATGGTCGATTTCTACAAGATGCCAACCTGGGTCGCCTTGTCCCTGATTGTCGGCATTATCGGGGGATCGGTCCTGCTTTCTATCTGGAAAACCCGGAATGAGGGTCTCCAGGCTGCGCCGGAGCCACTGGACAATCGCGATCCATGATGTGAGGGGTGTGCAGAAAGGCGGGAACAGGTTCCCCGCCTTTTGATTCCGGTGCGTGTATGTGCGGGGCGGTCTATTCTCGGAACTTGGACTGGCGGATTTTTTCAGCCTCCCCCGAAGCTTCCAGAGCATCAAGGGCAGCCTGAAGCTTGGAGACGAGGGCATCGTCCAGTGTGCGGTTGCAGGCCAGTGCCAAGGTATTTTCGCGGATCTCCAGAACCTGTTCGATCTCTAGGCCGCCATCCTTAGCCAGCTTCATGCCGGAAATCTGGGTTGTTGCCCAAGCATCAATCTTGCCGGATTCCAGCTTCTTGACATTGAAGTGGTCTGCTGTTGCTTCTTCAACGGAGAAGCCCCTGCCTTTCAGGTGCACGGCAATAGCATCGCCGATATAGCCGCCAATGATTTTGCCTTTCAGGTCATCAAGGCTTTTGGCTTGCAGCGGGCTGCCCTTTTTCCTGTAGACCACCCACCGATTTGTTTCGATCGGGCTGACCCATTTGAACAGGGGCTTGCGGTCTTTT comes from Haematospirillum jordaniae and encodes:
- a CDS encoding TerC family protein — encoded protein: MDLTVLAWGGFAVFVLGLLALDLGVLNRRDEVVSLRQSLLMCLFYFVLAMSFGAGVWYLRGPVSGMEFLTGYLIELSLSIDNIFVIALVFTAFAVPPRYQHRVLFWGIIGALVMRAGMILAGTALVREFHWILYLFGAFLVFTGIKMVVAADAEPAPEKIWLVRLARRFFRVTRDFHDHNFFVTIDGVRHATPLFLALLAVEAVDVVFAVDSIPAIFAITTDPFIVFTSNVFAILGLRSLYFALAGLLPRFRYLKYGLALLLVVVGVKMLMVDFYKMPTWVALSLIVGIIGGSVLLSIWKTRNEGLQAAPEPLDNRDP
- a CDS encoding substrate-binding periplasmic protein, producing the protein MRIRPVLAVLACAMLPKQASSATPILTLNTEEWYPFSYTKEHKSTGTAVEIVRLIMKQAGISYQIVNGPWNRSYNTALVKPENCVFPTQITKDRKPLFKWVSPIETNRWVVYRKKGSPLQAKSLDDLKGKIIGGYIGDAIAVHLKGRGFSVEEATADHFNVKKLESGKIDAWATTQISGMKLAKDGGLEIEQVLEIRENTLALACNRTLDDALVSKLQAALDALEASGEAEKIRQSKFRE